A DNA window from Drosophila biarmipes strain raj3 chromosome 2R, RU_DBia_V1.1, whole genome shotgun sequence contains the following coding sequences:
- the LOC108022718 gene encoding keratin-associated protein 5-8: protein MCSCGQFNPFYIGPYPECACGDCPYGKYSGFTRCGWSGGNGPFGTTFGDRCCGDSRYGGGGGGPSWNPFCAPSHGSSFGSSSCGPRRAQPSCRSPCQADCCMMCPSRVGCCGQSCGTSCCSCF, encoded by the coding sequence ATGTGCAGCTGCGGGCAGTTCAATCCCTTCTACATCGGACCCTACCCGGAGTGCGCCTGCGGGGACTGTCCGTACGGCAAGTACTCGGGATTCACGCGATGCGGTTGGAGCGGCGGAAACGGACCCTTTGGCACCACCTTTGGCGATCGTTGCTGCGGGGATTCCAGGTACgggggaggaggaggtggtcCCAGCTGGAACCCCTTCTGTGCCCCATCCCATGGGTCCTCCTTTGGCTCGTCGTCCTGTGGTCCCCGCCGGGCCCAACCCTCCTGTCGGTCTCCTTGCCAAGCAGACTGCTGCATGATGTGCCCCAGCAGAGTTGGCTGCTGTGGCCAGTCCTGCGGCACATCCTGCTGTTCCTGCTTTTGA
- the LOC108022717 gene encoding dystrobrevin beta isoform X3, translating to MEMEPRVAILQDLRLQTFDSIRFASYRTASKLRYIQKSTNLHLVDIWNVIEAFRENGLNTLEPQSEVSVARLETLVSSLYHNLNKRLPTAQQVPVDSKAGLLLNWLLAAYTSDNSGKIRVFSIKVALATMCSGKLVDKLRYIFSQISDGAGQLVAWKLSEFLREVLALPAAVYESPTFHYKEGLEEEIFPAENKVTVNDFMATLMSEPGPSCLVWLPLVHRLATVETIVHPTVCSVCHKENFTGFRYRCQRCHAYQLCQECFWHGKTSLNHQNDHEVKEYSSYKSPSKQIGHSLRKSFRCVPEKTVQVLPRFPDQPEKTLNLSHIVPPSPLPSHNGFSDPSGLVHGHHGPGHPGIPGQHGLFDRSSTLDSRATGRSLDSASGTAGTTMSRVAAASANDEEHRLIARYAARLAQENRAPSNLPDNATPIGTDNSRAQRELIAQLESKNKEIMREIARLRRQQETEQMAPENPALINELRALRQRKGELEGHLGALQDSRRQLMEQLEGLMRMLKNQQTASPRSTPNSSPRSGKSPPMPGGAGILGTSPMSALHAQQMQQHPMAGGGGGGRPTQQQLLQQQQQQQQQQAHGHGPFSQSQLDQLNQISSDMRSAFAANGSATPPPMRTTTATAHVSAIPSLNPIPLQNPIPNPDAELNEAADHLTSAISHMVSDLNAGKCE from the exons ATGGAGATGGAGCCGCGTGTGGCCATCCTGCAGGACCTGCGCCTGCAGACCTTCGACTCCATTCGATTTGCATCCTATCGCACCGCCTCCAAGCTGCGCTACATACAGAAGTCCACGAACCTCCATTTGGTGGACATATGGAATGTGATCGAGGCGTTCCGCGAGAATGGACTGAACACCCTAGAGCCGCAGAGCGAGGTGAGCGTGGCCAGGCTGGAAACCCTGGTCTCCTCGCTCTACCACAACCTCAACAAGCGCCTGCCCACCGCCCAGCAGGTGCCCGTGGACTCCAAGGCGGGTCTGCTGCTCAACTGGCTGCTAGCTGCCTACACAAG TGATAATTCTGGAAAGATTCGCGTGTTCTCCATCAAAGTGGCCCTGGCCACCATGTGCTCCGGCAAACTGGTGGACAAACTAAGAT ACATTTTCTCGCAGATCTCGGACGGCGCTGGCCAGCTGGTGGCCTGGAAGCTGAGCGAGTTCCTGCGCGAGGTGCTGGCCCTGCCGGCGGCCGTGTACGAGTCGCCCACATTCCACTACAAGGAGGGGCTCGAGGAGGAGATCTTCCCGGCCGAGAACAAGGTGACGGTGAACGACTTTATGGCCACGCTGATGTCCGAGCCGGGGCCGTCCTGCCTCGTCTGGCTGCCGCTGGTGCACCGGCTGGCCACCGTGGAGACCATTGTGCATCCGACTGTCTGCTCTGTTTGCCACAAGGAAAACTTCACTGGGTTTCGTTATCGCTGTCAGCGGTGTCACGCCTACCAGTTGTGTCAGGAGTGCTTCTGGCACGGCAAGACATCGCTGAACCACCAGAACGATCACGAGGTCAAGGAGTACTCGAGCTACAAGTCGCCCAGCAAACAGATCGGTCACTCGCTGCGCAAGAGCTTCCGCTGTGTGCCCGAGAAGACGGTGCAGGTGCTACCCCGCTTCCCCGACCAGCCGGAGAAGACGCTCAACCTGTCGCACATCGTGCCGCCCTCGCCGCTGCCCTCGCACAACGGCTTCTCGGACCCCTCGGGCCTCGTACATGGCCACCACGGCCCCGGGCATCCGGGCATACCGGGCCAGCATGGCCTCTTCGATCGCTCCAGCACGCTCGACTCGCGGGCCACAGGCCGCAGTCTGGACAGCGCCAGCGGCACTGCCGGCACCACCATGTCCCGCGTGGCAGCCGCCTCCGCCAACGATGAGGAGCACCGCCTGATTGCCCGCTATGCCGCCAGATTGGCCCAGGAGAACCGAGCG CCCTCCAACTTGCCAGACAATGCCACACCCATTGGCACAGACAACTCGCGAGCCCAGCGCGAACTGATTGCCCAACTAGAGTCCAAGAACAAGGAGATAATGCGGGAGATAGCGCGCCTAAGGCGTCAGCAGGAGACGGAGCAGATGGCCCCGGAGAATCCGGCGCTGATCAACGAACTGCGCGCCTTGCGGCAGCGGAAGGGAGAGCTGGAGGGTCACCTTGGTGCCCTGCAGGATTCGCGACGACAGCTAATGGAACAGCTGGAGGGACTGATGCGTATGCTTAAGAACCAACAAACCGCTTCGCCCCGCTCCACGCCAAACTCGAGTCCTCGCTCTGGGAAATCTCCACCAATGCCCGGAGGAGCTGGCATCCTGGGCACCTCACCCATGAGTGCCCTGCACGCCcagcagatgcagcagcaTCCAATggccggaggaggaggcggaggcagGCCCACCCAGCAGCAactcctccagcagcagcaacaacaacagcagcagcaggcacaTGGCCATGGTCCATTCAGCCAGAGCCAGCTGGATCAGCTCAACCAGATCAGCAGCGACATGCGCAGCGCCTTCGCCGCCAACGGAAGTGCAA CGCCACCGCCAATGCGCACCACCACTGCCACTGCCCATGTCAGTGCCATTCCCAGCCTCAATCCGATTCCGCTCCAGAATCCGATACCGAATCCCGACGCGGAGCTCAATGAGGCCGCCGATCACCTAACGTCGGCCATTTCCCACATGGTCAGCGACCTGAACGCAG GCAAATGCGAATAG
- the LOC108022717 gene encoding dystrobrevin beta isoform X4, translating into MEMEPRVAILQDLRLQTFDSIRFASYRTASKLRYIQKSTNLHLVDIWNVIEAFRENGLNTLEPQSEVSVARLETLVSSLYHNLNKRLPTAQQVPVDSKAGLLLNWLLAAYTSDNSGKIRVFSIKVALATMCSGKLVDKLRYIFSQISDGAGQLVAWKLSEFLREVLALPAAVYESPTFHYKEGLEEEIFPAENKVTVNDFMATLMSEPGPSCLVWLPLVHRLATVETIVHPTVCSVCHKENFTGFRYRCQRCHAYQLCQECFWHGKTSLNHQNDHEVKEYSSYKSPSKQIGHSLRKSFRCVPEKTVQVLPRFPDQPEKTLNLSHIVPPSPLPSHNGFSDPSGLVHGHHGPGHPGIPGQHGLFDRSSTLDSRATGRSLDSASGTAGTTMSRVAAASANDEEHRLIARYAARLAQENRAPSNLPDNATPIGTDNSRAQRELIAQLESKNKEIMREIARLRRQQETEQMAPENPALINELRALRQRKGELEGHLGALQDSRRQLMEQLEGLMRMLKNQQTASPRSTPNSSPRSGKSPPMPGGAGILGTSPMSALHAQQMQQHPMAGGGGGGRPTQQQLLQQQQQQQQQQAHGHGPFSQSQLDQLNQISSDMRSAFAANGSANFDESQSYNQEWNEKANANSQWQEQFAQWSLNSQKN; encoded by the exons ATGGAGATGGAGCCGCGTGTGGCCATCCTGCAGGACCTGCGCCTGCAGACCTTCGACTCCATTCGATTTGCATCCTATCGCACCGCCTCCAAGCTGCGCTACATACAGAAGTCCACGAACCTCCATTTGGTGGACATATGGAATGTGATCGAGGCGTTCCGCGAGAATGGACTGAACACCCTAGAGCCGCAGAGCGAGGTGAGCGTGGCCAGGCTGGAAACCCTGGTCTCCTCGCTCTACCACAACCTCAACAAGCGCCTGCCCACCGCCCAGCAGGTGCCCGTGGACTCCAAGGCGGGTCTGCTGCTCAACTGGCTGCTAGCTGCCTACACAAG TGATAATTCTGGAAAGATTCGCGTGTTCTCCATCAAAGTGGCCCTGGCCACCATGTGCTCCGGCAAACTGGTGGACAAACTAAGAT ACATTTTCTCGCAGATCTCGGACGGCGCTGGCCAGCTGGTGGCCTGGAAGCTGAGCGAGTTCCTGCGCGAGGTGCTGGCCCTGCCGGCGGCCGTGTACGAGTCGCCCACATTCCACTACAAGGAGGGGCTCGAGGAGGAGATCTTCCCGGCCGAGAACAAGGTGACGGTGAACGACTTTATGGCCACGCTGATGTCCGAGCCGGGGCCGTCCTGCCTCGTCTGGCTGCCGCTGGTGCACCGGCTGGCCACCGTGGAGACCATTGTGCATCCGACTGTCTGCTCTGTTTGCCACAAGGAAAACTTCACTGGGTTTCGTTATCGCTGTCAGCGGTGTCACGCCTACCAGTTGTGTCAGGAGTGCTTCTGGCACGGCAAGACATCGCTGAACCACCAGAACGATCACGAGGTCAAGGAGTACTCGAGCTACAAGTCGCCCAGCAAACAGATCGGTCACTCGCTGCGCAAGAGCTTCCGCTGTGTGCCCGAGAAGACGGTGCAGGTGCTACCCCGCTTCCCCGACCAGCCGGAGAAGACGCTCAACCTGTCGCACATCGTGCCGCCCTCGCCGCTGCCCTCGCACAACGGCTTCTCGGACCCCTCGGGCCTCGTACATGGCCACCACGGCCCCGGGCATCCGGGCATACCGGGCCAGCATGGCCTCTTCGATCGCTCCAGCACGCTCGACTCGCGGGCCACAGGCCGCAGTCTGGACAGCGCCAGCGGCACTGCCGGCACCACCATGTCCCGCGTGGCAGCCGCCTCCGCCAACGATGAGGAGCACCGCCTGATTGCCCGCTATGCCGCCAGATTGGCCCAGGAGAACCGAGCG CCCTCCAACTTGCCAGACAATGCCACACCCATTGGCACAGACAACTCGCGAGCCCAGCGCGAACTGATTGCCCAACTAGAGTCCAAGAACAAGGAGATAATGCGGGAGATAGCGCGCCTAAGGCGTCAGCAGGAGACGGAGCAGATGGCCCCGGAGAATCCGGCGCTGATCAACGAACTGCGCGCCTTGCGGCAGCGGAAGGGAGAGCTGGAGGGTCACCTTGGTGCCCTGCAGGATTCGCGACGACAGCTAATGGAACAGCTGGAGGGACTGATGCGTATGCTTAAGAACCAACAAACCGCTTCGCCCCGCTCCACGCCAAACTCGAGTCCTCGCTCTGGGAAATCTCCACCAATGCCCGGAGGAGCTGGCATCCTGGGCACCTCACCCATGAGTGCCCTGCACGCCcagcagatgcagcagcaTCCAATggccggaggaggaggcggaggcagGCCCACCCAGCAGCAactcctccagcagcagcaacaacaacagcagcagcaggcacaTGGCCATGGTCCATTCAGCCAGAGCCAGCTGGATCAGCTCAACCAGATCAGCAGCGACATGCGCAGCGCCTTCGCCGCCAACGGAAGTGCAA ATTTCGACGAATCTCAATCGTATAACCAAGAGTGGAACGAAAAG GCAAATGCGAATAGCCAATGGCAGGAGCAGTTTGCACAATGGAGTCTTAATTCGCAAAAGAACTAA
- the LOC108022717 gene encoding dystrobrevin beta isoform X2 gives MEMEPRVAILQDLRLQTFDSIRFASYRTASKLRYIQKSTNLHLVDIWNVIEAFRENGLNTLEPQSEVSVARLETLVSSLYHNLNKRLPTAQQVPVDSKAGLLLNWLLAAYTSDNSGKIRVFSIKVALATMCSGKLVDKLRYIFSQISDGAGQLVAWKLSEFLREVLALPAAVYESPTFHYKEGLEEEIFPAENKVTVNDFMATLMSEPGPSCLVWLPLVHRLATVETIVHPTVCSVCHKENFTGFRYRCQRCHAYQLCQECFWHGKTSLNHQNDHEVKEYSSYKSPSKQIGHSLRKSFRCVPEKTVQVLPRFPDQPEKTLNLSHIVPPSPLPSHNGFSDPSGLVHGHHGPGHPGIPGQHGLFDRSSTLDSRATGRSLDSASGTAGTTMSRVAAASANDEEHRLIARYAARLAQENRAPSNLPDNATPIGTDNSRAQRELIAQLESKNKEIMREIARLRRQQETEQMAPENPALINELRALRQRKGELEGHLGALQDSRRQLMEQLEGLMRMLKNQQTASPRSTPNSSPRSGKSPPMPGGAGILGTSPMSALHAQQMQQHPMAGGGGGGRPTQQQLLQQQQQQQQQQAHGHGPFSQSQLDQLNQISSDMRSAFAANGSATPPPMRTTTATAHVSAIPSLNPIPLQNPIPNPDAELNEAADHLTSAISHMVSDLNADFDESQSYNQEWNEKANANSQWQEQFAQWSLNSQKN, from the exons ATGGAGATGGAGCCGCGTGTGGCCATCCTGCAGGACCTGCGCCTGCAGACCTTCGACTCCATTCGATTTGCATCCTATCGCACCGCCTCCAAGCTGCGCTACATACAGAAGTCCACGAACCTCCATTTGGTGGACATATGGAATGTGATCGAGGCGTTCCGCGAGAATGGACTGAACACCCTAGAGCCGCAGAGCGAGGTGAGCGTGGCCAGGCTGGAAACCCTGGTCTCCTCGCTCTACCACAACCTCAACAAGCGCCTGCCCACCGCCCAGCAGGTGCCCGTGGACTCCAAGGCGGGTCTGCTGCTCAACTGGCTGCTAGCTGCCTACACAAG TGATAATTCTGGAAAGATTCGCGTGTTCTCCATCAAAGTGGCCCTGGCCACCATGTGCTCCGGCAAACTGGTGGACAAACTAAGAT ACATTTTCTCGCAGATCTCGGACGGCGCTGGCCAGCTGGTGGCCTGGAAGCTGAGCGAGTTCCTGCGCGAGGTGCTGGCCCTGCCGGCGGCCGTGTACGAGTCGCCCACATTCCACTACAAGGAGGGGCTCGAGGAGGAGATCTTCCCGGCCGAGAACAAGGTGACGGTGAACGACTTTATGGCCACGCTGATGTCCGAGCCGGGGCCGTCCTGCCTCGTCTGGCTGCCGCTGGTGCACCGGCTGGCCACCGTGGAGACCATTGTGCATCCGACTGTCTGCTCTGTTTGCCACAAGGAAAACTTCACTGGGTTTCGTTATCGCTGTCAGCGGTGTCACGCCTACCAGTTGTGTCAGGAGTGCTTCTGGCACGGCAAGACATCGCTGAACCACCAGAACGATCACGAGGTCAAGGAGTACTCGAGCTACAAGTCGCCCAGCAAACAGATCGGTCACTCGCTGCGCAAGAGCTTCCGCTGTGTGCCCGAGAAGACGGTGCAGGTGCTACCCCGCTTCCCCGACCAGCCGGAGAAGACGCTCAACCTGTCGCACATCGTGCCGCCCTCGCCGCTGCCCTCGCACAACGGCTTCTCGGACCCCTCGGGCCTCGTACATGGCCACCACGGCCCCGGGCATCCGGGCATACCGGGCCAGCATGGCCTCTTCGATCGCTCCAGCACGCTCGACTCGCGGGCCACAGGCCGCAGTCTGGACAGCGCCAGCGGCACTGCCGGCACCACCATGTCCCGCGTGGCAGCCGCCTCCGCCAACGATGAGGAGCACCGCCTGATTGCCCGCTATGCCGCCAGATTGGCCCAGGAGAACCGAGCG CCCTCCAACTTGCCAGACAATGCCACACCCATTGGCACAGACAACTCGCGAGCCCAGCGCGAACTGATTGCCCAACTAGAGTCCAAGAACAAGGAGATAATGCGGGAGATAGCGCGCCTAAGGCGTCAGCAGGAGACGGAGCAGATGGCCCCGGAGAATCCGGCGCTGATCAACGAACTGCGCGCCTTGCGGCAGCGGAAGGGAGAGCTGGAGGGTCACCTTGGTGCCCTGCAGGATTCGCGACGACAGCTAATGGAACAGCTGGAGGGACTGATGCGTATGCTTAAGAACCAACAAACCGCTTCGCCCCGCTCCACGCCAAACTCGAGTCCTCGCTCTGGGAAATCTCCACCAATGCCCGGAGGAGCTGGCATCCTGGGCACCTCACCCATGAGTGCCCTGCACGCCcagcagatgcagcagcaTCCAATggccggaggaggaggcggaggcagGCCCACCCAGCAGCAactcctccagcagcagcaacaacaacagcagcagcaggcacaTGGCCATGGTCCATTCAGCCAGAGCCAGCTGGATCAGCTCAACCAGATCAGCAGCGACATGCGCAGCGCCTTCGCCGCCAACGGAAGTGCAA CGCCACCGCCAATGCGCACCACCACTGCCACTGCCCATGTCAGTGCCATTCCCAGCCTCAATCCGATTCCGCTCCAGAATCCGATACCGAATCCCGACGCGGAGCTCAATGAGGCCGCCGATCACCTAACGTCGGCCATTTCCCACATGGTCAGCGACCTGAACGCAG ATTTCGACGAATCTCAATCGTATAACCAAGAGTGGAACGAAAAG GCAAATGCGAATAGCCAATGGCAGGAGCAGTTTGCACAATGGAGTCTTAATTCGCAAAAGAACTAA
- the LOC108022717 gene encoding dystrobrevin beta isoform X5: MEMEPRVAILQDLRLQTFDSIRFASYRTASKLRYIQKSTNLHLVDIWNVIEAFRENGLNTLEPQSEVSVARLETLVSSLYHNLNKRLPTAQQVPVDSKAGLLLNWLLAAYTSDNSGKIRVFSIKVALATMCSGKLVDKLRYIFSQISDGAGQLVAWKLSEFLREVLALPAAVYESPTFHYKEGLEEEIFPAENKVTVNDFMATLMSEPGPSCLVWLPLVHRLATVETIVHPTVCSVCHKENFTGFRYRCQRCHAYQLCQECFWHGKTSLNHQNDHEVKEYSSYKSPSKQIGHSLRKSFRCVPEKTVQVLPRFPDQPEKTLNLSHIVPPSPLPSHNGFSDPSGLVHGHHGPGHPGIPGQHGLFDRSSTLDSRATGRSLDSASGTAGTTMSRVAAASANDEEHRLIARYAARLAQENRAPSNLPDNATPIGTDNSRAQRELIAQLESKNKEIMREIARLRRQQETEQMAPENPALINELRALRQRKGELEGHLGALQDSRRQLMEQLEGLMRMLKNQQTASPRSTPNSSPRSGKSPPMPGGAGILGTSPMSALHAQQMQQHPMAGGGGGGRPTQQQLLQQQQQQQQQQAHGHGPFSQSQLDQLNQISSDMRSAFAANGSASKCE; encoded by the exons ATGGAGATGGAGCCGCGTGTGGCCATCCTGCAGGACCTGCGCCTGCAGACCTTCGACTCCATTCGATTTGCATCCTATCGCACCGCCTCCAAGCTGCGCTACATACAGAAGTCCACGAACCTCCATTTGGTGGACATATGGAATGTGATCGAGGCGTTCCGCGAGAATGGACTGAACACCCTAGAGCCGCAGAGCGAGGTGAGCGTGGCCAGGCTGGAAACCCTGGTCTCCTCGCTCTACCACAACCTCAACAAGCGCCTGCCCACCGCCCAGCAGGTGCCCGTGGACTCCAAGGCGGGTCTGCTGCTCAACTGGCTGCTAGCTGCCTACACAAG TGATAATTCTGGAAAGATTCGCGTGTTCTCCATCAAAGTGGCCCTGGCCACCATGTGCTCCGGCAAACTGGTGGACAAACTAAGAT ACATTTTCTCGCAGATCTCGGACGGCGCTGGCCAGCTGGTGGCCTGGAAGCTGAGCGAGTTCCTGCGCGAGGTGCTGGCCCTGCCGGCGGCCGTGTACGAGTCGCCCACATTCCACTACAAGGAGGGGCTCGAGGAGGAGATCTTCCCGGCCGAGAACAAGGTGACGGTGAACGACTTTATGGCCACGCTGATGTCCGAGCCGGGGCCGTCCTGCCTCGTCTGGCTGCCGCTGGTGCACCGGCTGGCCACCGTGGAGACCATTGTGCATCCGACTGTCTGCTCTGTTTGCCACAAGGAAAACTTCACTGGGTTTCGTTATCGCTGTCAGCGGTGTCACGCCTACCAGTTGTGTCAGGAGTGCTTCTGGCACGGCAAGACATCGCTGAACCACCAGAACGATCACGAGGTCAAGGAGTACTCGAGCTACAAGTCGCCCAGCAAACAGATCGGTCACTCGCTGCGCAAGAGCTTCCGCTGTGTGCCCGAGAAGACGGTGCAGGTGCTACCCCGCTTCCCCGACCAGCCGGAGAAGACGCTCAACCTGTCGCACATCGTGCCGCCCTCGCCGCTGCCCTCGCACAACGGCTTCTCGGACCCCTCGGGCCTCGTACATGGCCACCACGGCCCCGGGCATCCGGGCATACCGGGCCAGCATGGCCTCTTCGATCGCTCCAGCACGCTCGACTCGCGGGCCACAGGCCGCAGTCTGGACAGCGCCAGCGGCACTGCCGGCACCACCATGTCCCGCGTGGCAGCCGCCTCCGCCAACGATGAGGAGCACCGCCTGATTGCCCGCTATGCCGCCAGATTGGCCCAGGAGAACCGAGCG CCCTCCAACTTGCCAGACAATGCCACACCCATTGGCACAGACAACTCGCGAGCCCAGCGCGAACTGATTGCCCAACTAGAGTCCAAGAACAAGGAGATAATGCGGGAGATAGCGCGCCTAAGGCGTCAGCAGGAGACGGAGCAGATGGCCCCGGAGAATCCGGCGCTGATCAACGAACTGCGCGCCTTGCGGCAGCGGAAGGGAGAGCTGGAGGGTCACCTTGGTGCCCTGCAGGATTCGCGACGACAGCTAATGGAACAGCTGGAGGGACTGATGCGTATGCTTAAGAACCAACAAACCGCTTCGCCCCGCTCCACGCCAAACTCGAGTCCTCGCTCTGGGAAATCTCCACCAATGCCCGGAGGAGCTGGCATCCTGGGCACCTCACCCATGAGTGCCCTGCACGCCcagcagatgcagcagcaTCCAATggccggaggaggaggcggaggcagGCCCACCCAGCAGCAactcctccagcagcagcaacaacaacagcagcagcaggcacaTGGCCATGGTCCATTCAGCCAGAGCCAGCTGGATCAGCTCAACCAGATCAGCAGCGACATGCGCAGCGCCTTCGCCGCCAACGGAAGTGCAA GCAAATGCGAATAG
- the LOC108022717 gene encoding dystrobrevin beta isoform X1, with protein MEMEPRVAILQDLRLQTFDSIRFASYRTASKLRYIQKSTNLHLVDIWNVIEAFRENGLNTLEPQSEVSVARLETLVSSLYHNLNKRLPTAQQVPVDSKAGLLLNWLLAAYTSDNSGKIRVFSIKVALATMCSGKLVDKLRYIFSQISDGAGQLVAWKLSEFLREVLALPAAVYESPTFHYKEGLEEEIFPAENKVTVNDFMATLMSEPGPSCLVWLPLVHRLATVETIVHPTVCSVCHKENFTGFRYRCQRCHAYQLCQECFWHGKTSLNHQNDHEVKEYSSYKSPSKQIGHSLRKSFRCVPEKTVQVLPRFPDQPEKTLNLSHIVPPSPLPSHNGFSDPSGLVHGHHGPGHPGIPGQHGLFDRSSTLDSRATGRSLDSASGTAGTTMSRVAAASANDEEHRLIARYAARLAQENRAPSNLPDNATPIGTDNSRAQRELIAQLESKNKEIMREIARLRRQQETEQMAPENPALINELRALRQRKGELEGHLGALQDSRRQLMEQLEGLMRMLKNQQTASPRSTPNSSPRSGKSPPMPGGAGILGTSPMSALHAQQMQQHPMAGGGGGGRPTQQQLLQQQQQQQQQQAHGHGPFSQSQLDQLNQISSDMRSAFAANGSATPPPMRTTTATAHVSAIPSLNPIPLQNPIPNPDAELNEAADHLTSAISHMVSDLNAGRGRANLGAQATGSSSLPQARFIMPLEFRHIEGGESEDSSQCECNDCECGEYEEVFRTDEDLECEGAAAPFGDPYTPYLSTNIPEEDHFDYTFGQGEELSQVNRILGYRNHPELFIDDEQAGFPALHEIDFDESQSYNQEWNEKANANSQWQEQFAQWSLNSQKN; from the exons ATGGAGATGGAGCCGCGTGTGGCCATCCTGCAGGACCTGCGCCTGCAGACCTTCGACTCCATTCGATTTGCATCCTATCGCACCGCCTCCAAGCTGCGCTACATACAGAAGTCCACGAACCTCCATTTGGTGGACATATGGAATGTGATCGAGGCGTTCCGCGAGAATGGACTGAACACCCTAGAGCCGCAGAGCGAGGTGAGCGTGGCCAGGCTGGAAACCCTGGTCTCCTCGCTCTACCACAACCTCAACAAGCGCCTGCCCACCGCCCAGCAGGTGCCCGTGGACTCCAAGGCGGGTCTGCTGCTCAACTGGCTGCTAGCTGCCTACACAAG TGATAATTCTGGAAAGATTCGCGTGTTCTCCATCAAAGTGGCCCTGGCCACCATGTGCTCCGGCAAACTGGTGGACAAACTAAGAT ACATTTTCTCGCAGATCTCGGACGGCGCTGGCCAGCTGGTGGCCTGGAAGCTGAGCGAGTTCCTGCGCGAGGTGCTGGCCCTGCCGGCGGCCGTGTACGAGTCGCCCACATTCCACTACAAGGAGGGGCTCGAGGAGGAGATCTTCCCGGCCGAGAACAAGGTGACGGTGAACGACTTTATGGCCACGCTGATGTCCGAGCCGGGGCCGTCCTGCCTCGTCTGGCTGCCGCTGGTGCACCGGCTGGCCACCGTGGAGACCATTGTGCATCCGACTGTCTGCTCTGTTTGCCACAAGGAAAACTTCACTGGGTTTCGTTATCGCTGTCAGCGGTGTCACGCCTACCAGTTGTGTCAGGAGTGCTTCTGGCACGGCAAGACATCGCTGAACCACCAGAACGATCACGAGGTCAAGGAGTACTCGAGCTACAAGTCGCCCAGCAAACAGATCGGTCACTCGCTGCGCAAGAGCTTCCGCTGTGTGCCCGAGAAGACGGTGCAGGTGCTACCCCGCTTCCCCGACCAGCCGGAGAAGACGCTCAACCTGTCGCACATCGTGCCGCCCTCGCCGCTGCCCTCGCACAACGGCTTCTCGGACCCCTCGGGCCTCGTACATGGCCACCACGGCCCCGGGCATCCGGGCATACCGGGCCAGCATGGCCTCTTCGATCGCTCCAGCACGCTCGACTCGCGGGCCACAGGCCGCAGTCTGGACAGCGCCAGCGGCACTGCCGGCACCACCATGTCCCGCGTGGCAGCCGCCTCCGCCAACGATGAGGAGCACCGCCTGATTGCCCGCTATGCCGCCAGATTGGCCCAGGAGAACCGAGCG CCCTCCAACTTGCCAGACAATGCCACACCCATTGGCACAGACAACTCGCGAGCCCAGCGCGAACTGATTGCCCAACTAGAGTCCAAGAACAAGGAGATAATGCGGGAGATAGCGCGCCTAAGGCGTCAGCAGGAGACGGAGCAGATGGCCCCGGAGAATCCGGCGCTGATCAACGAACTGCGCGCCTTGCGGCAGCGGAAGGGAGAGCTGGAGGGTCACCTTGGTGCCCTGCAGGATTCGCGACGACAGCTAATGGAACAGCTGGAGGGACTGATGCGTATGCTTAAGAACCAACAAACCGCTTCGCCCCGCTCCACGCCAAACTCGAGTCCTCGCTCTGGGAAATCTCCACCAATGCCCGGAGGAGCTGGCATCCTGGGCACCTCACCCATGAGTGCCCTGCACGCCcagcagatgcagcagcaTCCAATggccggaggaggaggcggaggcagGCCCACCCAGCAGCAactcctccagcagcagcaacaacaacagcagcagcaggcacaTGGCCATGGTCCATTCAGCCAGAGCCAGCTGGATCAGCTCAACCAGATCAGCAGCGACATGCGCAGCGCCTTCGCCGCCAACGGAAGTGCAA CGCCACCGCCAATGCGCACCACCACTGCCACTGCCCATGTCAGTGCCATTCCCAGCCTCAATCCGATTCCGCTCCAGAATCCGATACCGAATCCCGACGCGGAGCTCAATGAGGCCGCCGATCACCTAACGTCGGCCATTTCCCACATGGTCAGCGACCTGAACGCAG GACGGGGAAGGGCCAATCTGGGGGCCCAGGCGACGGGCAGCAGCTCCCTGCCGCAGGCTCGCTTCATCATGCCACTGG AATTCCGACACATCGAGGGCGGCGAGTCGGAGGACTCGAGTCAGTGCGAGTGCAACGACTGCGAGTGCGGGGAGTACGAGGAGGTGTTCCGCACCGACGAGGATCTCGAGTGCGAGGGAGCAGCAGCTCCCTTCGGGGACCCATATACCCCGTATCTCAGCACTAACATTCCCGAGGAGGACCACTTCGATTACACGTTCGGGCAGGGCGAGGAGCTGTCGCAGGTGAACCGCATCCTGGGCTACCGCAACCACCCGGAGTTGTTCATCGACGACGAGCAGGCCGGCTTCCCGGCGCTGCACGAGATCG ATTTCGACGAATCTCAATCGTATAACCAAGAGTGGAACGAAAAG GCAAATGCGAATAGCCAATGGCAGGAGCAGTTTGCACAATGGAGTCTTAATTCGCAAAAGAACTAA